One Curtobacterium herbarum genomic window carries:
- a CDS encoding Rv2578c family radical SAM protein yields MRWDGQAITAERSDMLPGLESNSGFVRSVTTPEFAGVTFHEVLAKSALNKVGGADGGTWGMTINPYRGCSHACVYCFARPTHTYLEFDGGADFDQQIVVKTNVADVLTRELAKPSWDRHPVALGTNTDPYQRAEGRYRLMPGIIRALAESGTPFSILTKGSLLRRDIPLLAEAAKSVPVDIAMSIAVYDDDLQQSVEPGTPTTSARLATVRAVRDAGLDCSVFLMPVLPYITDTRAHLQDAVGRAAASGATSLMYSALHLKPGIKPWWYEWLGRTHPDLVGRYRSMYLDNTYAPKDYRRWLAERVRPILREHGLSLGQVDPATGSMGFSDDAVPRTSDQSPLKRADPGYAHRAEYRPTKGQWPTDGQRPTNGQPPTGGQRTTAARVPVSTSAPASGAASPSAGSGGPRLF; encoded by the coding sequence ATGCGGTGGGACGGACAGGCGATCACGGCCGAGCGGAGCGACATGCTCCCCGGGCTCGAGTCGAACAGCGGGTTCGTCCGGAGTGTGACGACGCCCGAGTTCGCCGGCGTCACGTTCCACGAGGTCCTGGCGAAGTCGGCGCTGAACAAGGTCGGGGGAGCGGACGGCGGCACGTGGGGGATGACGATCAACCCGTACCGCGGGTGCAGTCACGCGTGCGTCTACTGCTTCGCCCGGCCGACGCACACCTACCTGGAGTTCGACGGCGGCGCCGACTTCGACCAGCAGATCGTCGTGAAGACGAACGTGGCGGACGTCCTGACGCGGGAACTCGCGAAGCCGAGCTGGGACCGGCACCCGGTCGCCCTCGGCACGAACACCGACCCGTACCAGCGGGCCGAGGGGCGCTACCGGCTGATGCCCGGCATCATCCGGGCGTTGGCGGAGTCGGGGACGCCGTTCAGCATCCTCACCAAGGGCAGCCTGCTGCGGCGGGACATCCCGCTGCTGGCCGAGGCGGCGAAGTCCGTGCCGGTGGACATCGCCATGTCGATCGCGGTGTACGACGACGACCTGCAGCAGTCGGTCGAGCCGGGGACGCCGACGACCTCGGCCCGGTTGGCGACGGTGCGGGCCGTCCGTGACGCCGGGCTCGACTGCTCGGTCTTCCTCATGCCGGTCCTGCCGTACATCACCGACACGCGCGCGCACCTGCAGGACGCCGTCGGTCGTGCGGCGGCATCCGGCGCCACGAGCCTGATGTACTCGGCGCTGCACCTCAAGCCGGGCATCAAGCCGTGGTGGTACGAGTGGCTCGGCCGCACTCACCCGGACCTGGTCGGGCGCTACCGGTCGATGTACCTCGACAACACCTACGCGCCGAAGGACTACCGGCGCTGGCTGGCGGAGCGGGTCCGGCCGATCCTCCGCGAGCACGGGCTGTCGCTCGGCCAGGTCGACCCGGCCACCGGGTCGATGGGCTTCTCGGACGACGCCGTCCCCCGAACGTCCGACCAGTCGCCGCTGAAGCGCGCCGACCCCGGGTACGCCCACCGGGCGGAGTACCGGCCGACGAAGGGGCAGTGGCCGACGGACGGGCAGCGCCCGACGAACGGGCAGCCACCGACGGGCGGGCAGCGGACGACGGCTGCCCGGGTGCCGGTCAGCACGTCTGCGCCCGCATCGGGCGCAGCGTCGCCTTCGGCGGGGTCCGGCGGGCCGCGGCTGTTCTGA
- a CDS encoding aspartate-semialdehyde dehydrogenase gives MQHDISQLTVAVVGATGQVGAVMRRLLEERDFPADTVRFFASARSAGTTLPFRGQQIVVEDSETADPSGIDIALFSAGATASRTLAPRFAAAGALVIDNSSAWRLDPQVPLVVSEVNPDAIDAAEKGIIANPNCTTMAIMPVLKALDTESGLRRLVATTYQAVSGSGLAGVEELLGQARAALEQDTAALTHDGSAVTFPEPVKYVRPIAFDVVPLAGSIVEDGSGETDEEQKLRNESRKILDLPDLLVAGTCVRVPVFTGHSISVHAEFARPLSPERATEVLASAPGVELSDVPTPLQAAGQDPTFVGRIRADQSAPAGHGLALFVSNDNLRKGAALNAVQIAEVVIARRAVRV, from the coding sequence ATGCAGCACGACATCAGCCAGCTCACCGTCGCGGTCGTCGGCGCCACCGGTCAGGTCGGTGCCGTGATGCGCCGCCTGCTCGAGGAGCGCGACTTCCCGGCCGACACCGTCCGCTTCTTCGCGAGTGCCCGGTCCGCGGGGACGACGCTGCCGTTCCGTGGCCAGCAGATCGTGGTCGAGGACTCCGAGACCGCCGACCCGTCCGGCATCGACATCGCGCTCTTCTCGGCCGGTGCGACGGCGTCCCGCACGTTGGCACCCCGTTTCGCCGCGGCCGGTGCTCTGGTCATCGACAACTCGAGCGCCTGGCGACTCGACCCCCAGGTCCCGCTCGTGGTCAGCGAGGTGAACCCGGACGCGATCGACGCCGCCGAGAAGGGCATCATCGCGAACCCGAACTGCACGACGATGGCGATCATGCCGGTCCTCAAGGCGCTCGACACCGAGTCCGGCCTGCGTCGCCTGGTCGCGACGACCTACCAGGCGGTCTCCGGCAGCGGCCTGGCGGGGGTCGAGGAACTCCTCGGGCAGGCGCGCGCCGCACTCGAGCAGGACACCGCAGCGCTCACCCACGACGGCTCGGCCGTGACGTTCCCGGAGCCGGTCAAGTACGTCCGCCCGATCGCGTTCGACGTCGTCCCGCTCGCCGGCAGCATCGTCGAGGACGGCTCGGGCGAGACCGACGAGGAGCAGAAGCTCCGCAACGAGAGCCGGAAGATCCTCGACCTGCCGGACCTGCTCGTCGCCGGTACCTGTGTCCGCGTGCCCGTCTTCACCGGTCACTCGATCTCGGTGCACGCCGAGTTCGCGCGTCCGCTCTCGCCGGAGCGCGCGACCGAGGTGCTCGCGTCCGCCCCGGGCGTCGAACTCTCCGACGTGCCGACCCCGCTGCAGGCGGCCGGGCAGGACCCGACCTTCGTCGGTCGCATCCGCGCCGACCAGTCGGCACCCGCCGGACACGGTCTCGCGCTCTTCGTCAGCAACGACAACCTGCGGAAGGGCGCGGCGCTGAACGCCGTGCAGATCGCCGAGGTCGTCATCGCGCGTCGCGCGGTCCGCGTCTGA
- the recR gene encoding recombination mediator RecR, whose amino-acid sequence MYDGIVQDLIDEFGRLPGIGPKSAQRIAFHILQTESFDPTRLSELLADVKERVRFCEVCGNVTENVQCSICRDPRRSPATICVVEEAKDVAAIERTREFRGLYHVLGGAISPIDGIGPDDLRIQQLMVRLADGTVDEVIIATDPNLEGEATATYLSRLLVPMGIRTTRLASGLPVGGDLEYADEVTLGRAFEGRRVVGG is encoded by the coding sequence ATGTACGACGGCATCGTGCAGGACCTCATCGACGAGTTCGGGCGGCTGCCCGGCATCGGCCCGAAGTCGGCGCAGCGCATCGCGTTCCACATCCTGCAGACCGAGTCGTTCGACCCGACCCGCCTGTCGGAGCTCCTGGCGGACGTCAAGGAGCGGGTCCGCTTCTGCGAGGTCTGCGGCAACGTCACTGAGAACGTGCAGTGCAGCATCTGCCGCGACCCCCGACGCTCGCCGGCCACGATCTGCGTGGTCGAGGAGGCCAAGGACGTCGCCGCAATCGAGCGCACCCGCGAGTTCCGTGGGCTGTACCACGTGCTCGGCGGCGCGATCAGCCCGATCGACGGCATCGGACCGGACGACCTGCGGATCCAGCAGCTCATGGTCCGCCTCGCCGACGGCACGGTGGACGAGGTCATCATCGCCACGGACCCGAACCTCGAGGGCGAGGCGACCGCGACCTACCTCAGCCGGTTGCTCGTCCCGATGGGCATCCGGACGACCCGCCTGGCCTCGGGGCTGCCCGTCGGCGGCGACCTGGAGTACGCGGACGAGGTCACCCTCGGCCGTGCCTTCGAGGGCCGTCGGGTCGTCGGCGGCTGA
- a CDS encoding sensor histidine kinase codes for MLGIPTHLAPRVNAWSTVRAFHAAAIGSLVAAAVLLLLYRLDAPNDHVLGAVLAVVPMLVMIAVHTHVGTWRSGVAFLVVGGICAWWFATVVQRELADVPWVTSYLLSLVVVPLVLVGGSGSGTVRVALWSASGFVVGRVVTAVAAVQSGGPDHPLVLAWVTLGFVIALVVAVSRSTPRSERVQPELLRSAREEHVTAYRAGIEAEAAAILHDTVLNHLNAIALAPAGPMDEHLARTMESDVAMLTGRAWLAGDPVVPDGADPADTASGAVAAFERMLDEQRATGLQVTVTGDPSSVGRLDPHAMTALVRAVGQCLANVTKHAGTDTAEVSVFDDGVACTVMVVDDGRGFDEQATGADRMGLRNSVRERIGRVGGDVQVWSSPGSGTSVMMSVPYTAAIGPAPVVHLAGDDDVERAS; via the coding sequence GTGCTCGGCATCCCCACGCATCTCGCCCCCCGGGTGAACGCGTGGTCGACCGTGCGCGCCTTCCACGCCGCGGCGATCGGGTCCCTCGTCGCCGCCGCGGTCCTGCTGCTGCTCTACCGTCTCGATGCCCCGAACGACCACGTCCTCGGCGCGGTCCTGGCCGTCGTGCCGATGCTCGTGATGATCGCGGTGCACACCCACGTCGGGACCTGGCGGTCCGGGGTCGCGTTCCTCGTGGTCGGGGGGATCTGCGCGTGGTGGTTCGCCACCGTCGTGCAGCGCGAGCTCGCCGACGTCCCCTGGGTGACCTCGTACCTGCTGTCCCTGGTCGTGGTGCCGCTCGTCCTCGTCGGCGGCTCCGGCAGCGGCACGGTCCGGGTCGCCCTCTGGTCGGCGTCCGGGTTCGTCGTCGGACGGGTCGTGACCGCTGTCGCAGCGGTGCAGTCCGGCGGCCCGGACCACCCCCTCGTCCTCGCCTGGGTGACGCTCGGCTTCGTGATCGCGCTCGTCGTCGCGGTGAGCCGGTCGACGCCGCGGTCGGAACGCGTCCAGCCCGAACTGCTGCGATCGGCCCGTGAAGAGCACGTGACCGCGTACCGGGCCGGCATCGAGGCCGAAGCGGCGGCGATCCTGCACGACACCGTCCTCAACCACCTCAACGCCATCGCCCTCGCGCCGGCCGGGCCGATGGACGAGCACCTCGCCCGCACGATGGAGTCCGACGTCGCGATGCTCACCGGCCGCGCCTGGCTCGCCGGTGACCCCGTCGTGCCGGACGGTGCCGACCCGGCGGACACCGCGTCCGGGGCGGTCGCCGCCTTCGAACGCATGCTCGACGAGCAGCGTGCCACGGGCCTCCAGGTCACCGTGACGGGGGATCCGTCGTCGGTCGGCCGCCTGGACCCGCACGCGATGACGGCGCTCGTCCGGGCCGTCGGCCAGTGCCTGGCGAACGTCACGAAGCACGCCGGCACGGACACCGCCGAGGTCAGCGTGTTCGACGACGGCGTCGCCTGCACGGTGATGGTCGTCGACGACGGGCGCGGGTTCGACGAGCAGGCGACCGGCGCCGACCGGATGGGCCTCCGGAACTCGGTCCGCGAACGCATCGGCCGGGTCGGCGGTGACGTCCAGGTGTGGTCGTCGCCCGGCTCCGGTACGAGCGTCATGATGAGCGTCCCGTACACGGCGGCGATCGGGCCCGCACCGGTCGTGCACCTCGCCGGCGACGACGACGTGGAGCGCGCCTCGTGA
- a CDS encoding aspartate kinase, translating to MALIVQKFGGSSVADAESIKRVAKRIVQTKKAGNDVVVAVSAMGDTTDELVDLAHEVTPIPAGRELDMLLTAGERISMALLAMAIKSLGVEASSYTGSQAGMLTDAQHGKARIVDVTPKRVREALDAGHVAIVAGFQGFNRTTGEITTLGRGGSDTTAVALAAALDADVCEIYTDVDGIFTADPRIVPKARKIDRVTTEEMLELAASGAKVLYIRAVEYARRHGVTLHVRSSFSNVEGTIVYNPAEGETVEEPIITGIAGDLSEGKITVVGVPDQPGKAAEIFTIVARAGANIDMIVQNVSAASTGRTDISFTLPKDQGQSVLTALEVSKSDIGYEGIQYDDQIGKLALVGAGMRTNAGVSAQLFRALHDASINIEMISTSEIRISVVTRADTLNEAMRVVHEAFGLDADNEAVVYAGTGR from the coding sequence GTGGCCTTGATCGTGCAGAAGTTCGGTGGTTCGTCCGTCGCGGATGCCGAGAGCATCAAGCGCGTCGCGAAGCGCATCGTGCAGACGAAGAAGGCCGGCAACGACGTCGTCGTGGCGGTGTCCGCGATGGGGGACACCACCGACGAACTCGTCGACCTGGCGCACGAGGTCACGCCGATCCCGGCCGGCCGCGAGCTCGACATGCTCCTCACCGCGGGCGAGCGGATCTCGATGGCGCTCCTCGCGATGGCGATCAAGAGCCTCGGCGTCGAAGCCTCGTCCTACACGGGCAGCCAGGCGGGCATGCTCACCGACGCCCAGCACGGCAAGGCCCGCATCGTCGACGTCACCCCGAAGCGCGTGCGGGAGGCGCTCGACGCCGGGCACGTCGCCATCGTCGCCGGCTTCCAGGGCTTCAACCGCACCACGGGGGAGATCACCACCCTCGGCCGCGGTGGCTCCGACACGACCGCCGTCGCCCTGGCCGCCGCGCTCGACGCCGACGTCTGCGAGATCTACACCGACGTCGACGGTATCTTCACCGCCGACCCCCGCATCGTGCCGAAGGCCCGCAAGATCGACCGGGTCACGACCGAGGAGATGCTCGAGCTCGCAGCCTCCGGTGCGAAGGTCCTCTACATCCGTGCCGTCGAGTACGCCCGCCGGCACGGTGTCACCCTGCACGTCCGTTCCTCGTTCAGCAACGTCGAGGGCACCATCGTCTACAACCCTGCCGAGGGGGAAACCGTGGAAGAACCGATCATCACCGGCATCGCCGGCGACCTCTCCGAGGGCAAGATCACCGTCGTCGGTGTGCCCGACCAGCCCGGGAAGGCGGCCGAGATCTTCACGATCGTGGCCCGCGCCGGCGCGAACATCGACATGATCGTGCAGAACGTCTCGGCGGCCTCGACCGGCCGGACCGACATCTCCTTCACGCTGCCGAAGGACCAGGGCCAGAGCGTGCTGACGGCGCTCGAGGTCTCGAAGTCGGACATCGGCTACGAGGGCATCCAGTACGACGACCAGATCGGCAAGCTCGCCCTGGTCGGCGCCGGCATGCGCACGAACGCCGGCGTCTCCGCGCAACTGTTCCGCGCGCTCCACGACGCCTCGATCAACATCGAGATGATCTCGACGTCGGAGATCCGCATCTCGGTCGTCACCCGCGCCGACACCCTGAACGAGGCCATGCGCGTCGTGCACGAGGCGTTCGGCCTCGACGCCGACAACGAGGCCGTCGTCTACGCCGGCACCGGCCGCTGA
- a CDS encoding malate:quinone oxidoreductase: MAVKQVDPIDVVLVGGGIMSATLAAIIHRLEPDWKIRVYERLGSAAQESSNPWNNAGTGHSALCELNYTPELPDGRVEIAKAVTVNEQFQVSRQFWSHLVEDGTLPDPTSFINPTPHISFVWGADNVAYMRARYDAMKDHPLFAGLEYSEDAEQIRKWAPALIPGRKKDQPIAATYSAAGSDVDFGSLTRQLFDQLEIDGLEFEPSHRVTKIVRSKVSDGWVLDVRNEVGRTKQRIAANFVFVGAGGGALQLLQKSGIPEIRGYGGFPVSGEFLRTDDPEVVQKHSAKVYGKASVGAPPMSVPHLDTRIVDGSASLMFGPYAGFSPKFLKQGSVLDLFASIRPHNLRPMLSVAFSNFDLVRYLVGQLLASKQAKFDALRDFMPAAEPEDWHRITAGQRVQVIKPDKDKGGVLQFGTEVITSADGSIAGLLGASPGASTAVPIMLSMLRKCFPDRWDGWQGAVHEMVPTYGQDLGDDAALADATLERTAAVLGLHR; the protein is encoded by the coding sequence GTGGCAGTGAAGCAGGTGGACCCCATCGATGTCGTCCTCGTCGGAGGAGGGATCATGAGCGCCACGCTCGCCGCGATCATCCACCGGCTCGAGCCGGACTGGAAGATCCGCGTGTACGAGCGGCTCGGCTCGGCTGCGCAGGAGTCGTCGAACCCGTGGAACAACGCCGGGACCGGCCACTCGGCGCTCTGCGAGCTGAACTACACGCCGGAGCTGCCGGACGGTCGCGTCGAGATCGCGAAGGCCGTGACGGTCAACGAGCAGTTCCAGGTCTCGCGCCAGTTCTGGTCGCACCTGGTCGAGGACGGCACCCTGCCCGACCCGACGAGCTTCATCAACCCGACCCCGCACATCTCGTTCGTGTGGGGCGCGGACAACGTCGCCTACATGCGTGCCCGCTACGACGCCATGAAGGACCACCCGCTCTTCGCCGGCCTCGAGTACAGCGAGGACGCCGAGCAGATCCGCAAGTGGGCACCGGCGCTCATCCCCGGTCGCAAGAAGGACCAGCCGATCGCGGCGACGTACTCCGCCGCCGGGTCGGACGTCGACTTCGGGTCGCTCACGCGGCAGCTGTTCGACCAGCTCGAGATCGACGGACTCGAGTTCGAGCCGTCGCACCGCGTGACCAAGATCGTCCGCTCGAAGGTGTCCGACGGGTGGGTGCTCGACGTCCGCAACGAGGTCGGTCGCACCAAGCAGCGCATCGCGGCGAACTTCGTCTTCGTCGGCGCGGGTGGTGGCGCCCTGCAGCTGCTGCAGAAGTCCGGCATCCCCGAGATCCGCGGCTACGGCGGCTTCCCGGTGTCCGGCGAGTTCCTCCGCACCGACGACCCCGAGGTGGTGCAGAAGCACTCAGCGAAGGTCTACGGCAAGGCGAGCGTCGGTGCTCCGCCGATGTCCGTGCCGCACCTGGACACCCGCATCGTGGACGGCAGCGCCTCGCTGATGTTCGGCCCGTACGCCGGGTTCAGCCCGAAGTTCCTCAAGCAGGGCTCGGTCCTCGACCTGTTCGCCTCGATCCGTCCGCACAACCTGCGGCCCATGCTCAGCGTCGCGTTCTCGAACTTCGACCTGGTGCGGTACCTGGTCGGGCAGCTCCTGGCGTCGAAGCAGGCCAAGTTCGACGCCCTCCGTGACTTCATGCCCGCTGCCGAGCCGGAGGACTGGCACCGGATCACGGCCGGGCAGCGCGTCCAGGTGATCAAGCCGGACAAGGACAAGGGCGGCGTCCTGCAGTTCGGCACCGAGGTCATCACGTCCGCGGACGGGTCGATCGCCGGGTTGCTCGGTGCCTCACCGGGCGCGTCGACGGCGGTCCCGATCATGCTGAGCATGCTCCGCAAGTGCTTCCCGGACCGGTGGGACGGCTGGCAGGGCGCCGTCCACGAGATGGTCCCGACCTACGGGCAGGACCTCGGCGACGACGCCGCGCTGGCGGACGCCACGCTCGAGCGCACTGCGGCGGTGCTCGGACTGCACCGCTGA